Below is a genomic region from Halococcus agarilyticus.
TACTCGATGTCGGCGTCGGTCAACGCCGTCGTGACCGCCTCCCGGGAGTCGCTCGGGACGCGGGTCCGTATCTGCCGCACGCTCGCCCGTCGAAACCGGGCGATATGAAGCTTCTGATCGATCTTTTGCTGCGCTCAGTCGCTCCCTTCGGTCGCTCCTTCGCTGTCTTCGCGCGGCTCCGCCGCGCGAATGGTCCGAGGCGCGGAGCACCTCGCTAGCAAAAGGTCGATCAAAAGCCACCGGCAGAGCTTCGCTCTGCCGAGTCTGCGTTCGCTTCGCTCACGCAGACCACGTTACCCCCTCGGAAGAGCTTCGCTCTTCCGTGCTCTCGTTCGCTTCGCTCACGAGAACTTCGGGGGTCCTCGGCCCGCTCGCTCACTCCGCGCTCACGGCTTCTTGGCGCGGCTCCGCCGCGCCAACGGTCCGAGGCGGCTTCGCCGCCTCGCTATCGCCGTTCGCGCAAGCCGCGGCGCGGAGCGCCGCGCGTTCGCTCGCGGTTCGACTGCTCTCACTTTCCGCACCGCAACCGAACAGCATCGCCGAAGCCCTCGCTCGTTTCACTCGCTCGCCCTTCATCCGCCAGGAGAGCGCTGCTCTCCTGAGCCTGCGGTCACGGAGCGACCGCAGACGCCAGAACCGCACCGCTACAGCGCTGCGGCCGCACTACTACCGCGAAGAACGCCCTCCCGACTACCGCGAGAACTCGATCGCCGCACCCTGGCCGAAGCCGACACACTCGGTGGCGAGGCCGTGGTCGGCGTCGCGCTTTTGCATCTCGTGAATCAGCGTCACGGGCAGGCGTGCGCCGCTCGCGCCGAGCGGGTGGCCGATCGCGATCGCACCGCCGTTGACGTTGAAGATCTCGTCGTCGATGCCGAGTTCGCGCTGGCAGTAGAGGGCCTGGGAGGCGAACGCCTCGTTGAGCTCCACGAGATCGAAGTCCTCGATCGATCCCCCAGTGCGGTCGAGCAGGCCCTCCGTGGCGGGCACAGGTCCGATCCCCATCACTTCCGGATCGACGCCAGCGACGTTGTTCCCGCCGACCTCGGCGAGCACGTCGAGGCCGTGATCCTCGGCGAACGCCCGGCTCGTGACGAGGGTCGCGGACGCCCCGTCGGAAATCTGGGAGGCGTTGCCCGGCGTCACCGTCCCCTCCGATTTGAAGACGGTGGGGAGCTCGGCGAGCTTCTCGGCGGTCGTGCCCGGTCGGAGCCCCTCGTCGGTGTCGACGACTTCCTCGCCGGTGTCGATCGGAACGATCTCGTCGTCGAAGTGGCCCTCCTCGGTGGCTTCGACCGCGCGCTGCTGGGAGCGGGCGGCGTACTCGTCTTGCTCTTCGCGACTGACGTCGTAGCGCTCGGCGACCGCCTCGGCGGTCATCCCCATGCTGAGCTCCGCGACGTTGTACGCTTCGTTCATGCGGGGGTGGACGTTCCCCGAGTTCTCCCCCATCTTCGTCCGGGACATGTTCTCGACCCCGCCAGCGATGATCGCGTCACGCTGGCCCGCCCGGATCGCGTCCGAGGCGGAGATCATGGCCTGCGCCGAGGAGGCGCACCATCGATTGATCGTCGTTCCAGGGACTGACTCCCCCAGATCCGAGAGCAGCGCGATCACCCGTGCGAGGTTGCTGCCCTGCTCGCCACGCTGCTGGGCACAGCCCCACATCAGGTCGTCGACGTCCTCGCTCCCGATCCCCGTCTCGGCGAGGATCTCGTCGATCAGCGGGATCGAGAGGTCCTCGCTTCGGACGTCGGCGAAAACGCCGTCCTCTTTGCCCTGTGCGGTGCGGTACGCCGCCGCGACGACCGGCGTCGTGTCGGCCATACCGACTCGTGGTGGTCCTCAATGTTAAACGCACGCAAACCCCGCGTCGTTTGACTCGGGTTCACGGGGCGATCGGTGGCGACCGCCGAGACCGCTGGCAAACGTTGCGGGAACGACCCACGCTGAGCGGGAGTTCGACGGTCTTATCCCGCCGGACGGCGTATCGAACAGGGAATGAGCAGCCCGGAACTGGACGTCGTCGAACTCCTGCTCACGACACGCGCCTACAACGAGCACCGTGAACGCGACGCCGAGGACCTCCCGCCACGCTACCGTACCGTCTTCTTCGCCGACGGGGGGATCGAGCGCCCGCTCGCGACGGGCGAGGAACGGGTGGCGGCCGCCACCGGTGTCGACGATCCGTGGGCCGCGGTGTCGGGGCTGATGTTCACCGACCGCGACGACTTCGCCGAGACACTCTCGCTCTCGGAGCCCGACATGGCCGAGGAATGGTTCGCCGACCGAGTCGACGCCGACCGGCTCGCCGAAAACCCGACGCTCGCGGCCGTCTTCGAGGATCGCGACGAGGCTCCGGACGTCGACTACGAGCAGTCGCGCGAGGCGAACCGCCCGATGCGCGCCGATCGGGCGTGGATCGACAGCCTCCTGGAGGAGTACTTCGACGACGAGGACGAGGAGGAGATGCTCGATCTCGTCGACGTGCGCGCGCCCGAGGAGGTCGACATGACGCTCGACGATCTCGTGCTCACGCCCGACCAGGAGAACGAGATCGTGAAGATCATGAAGGCGATCGAACACCGCGAGTACCTCGCGGGGATCGGCCTGCGCGAGATCGGGAAGCTCCTGCTCGTGGGACCGCCCGGAACGGGAAAAACCACGACCGCACGCGCGCTCGCCCACGAGCTCGACCTCCCGTTCGTGGAGGTCAAGCTCTCGATGGTCACCAGCCAGTACCTCGGCGAAACCGCGAAGAACGTCGAGAAGACCTTCGAGATCGCCAAACGACTCTCGCCCTGTATCCTCTTCATGGACGAGTTCGACTTCGTGGCGAAGACCCGCAATTCGGACGAGCACGCCGCGCTGAAACGCGCAGTGAACACCCTGCTCAAGTCGATCGACGAAGTAAGTCTAATCGAGGACGACGTCCTCCTGATCGGCGCGACCAACCACCCCGACCAGCTCGACGCAGCGGCGTGGCGACGCTTCGACGAGATCGTGAACTTCCCGAAGCCCGACGTCGAGATGCGCGCGGACATCCTCCAGCTCGTCACGCACGAGATGGAGATCGCGGAGTTCGACCCCCTCGAACTCGCCGCCGACACCGAGGGCCTGACCGGCAGCGATCTCCGTCTCGTCCTTCGGGAGGCGGTGCTCGACGCGCTGACCGAGGAGCGCACCACGCTGACCCAGGACGACCTCATGGAGGCGGTCCGGGACTTCGAGGAGCGCGACAGCCTGAAGGACCTCGACATGATCGAGGGCGATCACGACGCCCTCGTCGCGGGTGGCGACATCAGCGCGGACGGGGGTGAGACGAGCGAAGCGAGTCGATCCTCGTCGGAGCACGGCTCCGACGGCGGCAGCGACGCCGACACGGCCGACCACAGCCACGATCACGACGCCGACGGCCACACCCACGACCACTGAATGGAGGTCACGCTGCTCGGCACCGGCGACACGACCGGGACGCCGACCGTCGGCTGTGACTGTGACACCTGTACGGCCGCCCGCGAGCGGGGCGTCGAGCGCAGCCGGTTTTCCGTTCACGTCCGGAACGAGCGCACCGACGAATCGCTCCTGATCGATTTGAGCCCCGACTTCCGCGCGCAGTTTCTCGCCCGCGACGTCGCGCTCCCCGACGCCGCGATCGTCACCCACATCCACTTCGACCATCTCGACGGGCTCGGCAACGCCTTCCGACTCGTCCGGGACCTCCCGGTCGCGGCCGCGAACGAGACCGATCCCGAGACCGGCGAGAGCGTGGCCGACACCGTCCGGCGAAAGTACGACTATCTCGACGCGCTCTCGATCACGGGGCAGGAACCGCTCGAACCGTTCGAGTGCTGTGGGTTCGACGTGACGCTCGTGCCGGTCGACCATCCGCCGCTCGTGTGCTACGGCGTCGTGATCACGGACCCCGAGACGGACGCGAAGCTCTCCATTACCGGCGATACGAACTACGCGATCCCCGAAGCGTCCCGTGAGCACCTCGCCGATCCGGATCTCCTGATCGCGGACGCGATCGCCCCGGCGTCGTTCTGTGAACACCACCCGCTCGGCGGCGACCACCACGACGAGGCTGGGACGCCGCGGACGTTCGGCACGAAACATATGACCCGCGAGGGGGCGCTCGCGCTGGCCGACGAACTCGGTGCGGCGGAGACCCGCCTGGTCCACGTCTCGCATTTCTTCCCGGCCGACGAGGCGTTCGCGGCACCGCTCGCGGTCGACGGCGAGCGTTACGTGCTGTAGGCCCGGCGGTACTGCCTGGTGCGGGCGAAGGCCGCGAGCGACACTACGGCGAACAGCACGCCGAGCAACTGGTCGTACCGTGCGACGTACACGACGGCGAGAAACGCCGCGAACACGCCGAGGGAGAGGGTGATCGGCGCGACGTAGCGCTCACCACCTCTCAGCACGACGATCCCGCCGACACCGACCGCACCGCAGAACGCCGTGAACAGGGCGTGAATCCCGAACGCATAGCTGATGCCTGCTCCGACGACGCCGACGAGCGCCAGCGCTCCGAAGACGGAACGGGGCTGCCTCGTTCGTTGCATCGTGTCAGCAGCATTTCCGACGATCGGATGAAATGGCTTGCGTCGCCTCGCTCACTGTGCCGACGAACTCGACGCCTGGCTCAACAGATACACCGCGATCGCGCCGAGCACGAGATCGAGTCCGACGAGCACGGCGAGCGCCGGCACGAGCGCGTTCCAGATGCCCGTGAAGGCCGTGACGTCGAGCACCGTCATCACGTCCGTATCGAGCATCAGCGTGCGAGCGGCGTCCACGCCGTAGGTGATCGGGTTGTACCGTGCGAACGTCTGGATCCACTCCGGAAGCGCTTCGAGCGGGAGGAACGCCGAGGAGAGAAAGAGCAGCGGGAACTGGAGGAGGTTCATCACGATGATGGTCGACTCCTGGTCCTTCGTGATGACCGCGAGACTGTTCGAAAGCGAGACGAACCACAGCGAGAACAGGATCCCGACCCCGATGATCCCGAGCGCGCCGACGATCCCCGTCGAGATTTCCGCCCCGAGCAGCACGCCGAGTCCGAGAATGATCGCGATCTGGGCGGCGATCCGCAGCACTTCGGCGGCGGTCTTCCCCACGAACACCGCGGTGCGGTTCATCGGCGTGACGAGCACCTTCTCGAACATCCCCTCCTCGATGTCGTTGACGAGGCCGATGCCGGAAGTGATCGCGGCCGCGAGCGAGACCTGGATCACGATGGCGGGCACGAGATAGGTCTCGTAGGAGATCGCGCCGGCACCGCCCTGATTGATCGCGCCGGTCGCGATCTGGCCGAACACCTGAGTGAACAGCACGAGGAAGATGATGGGCTGGGCCAGCGAGACCACGAGCACGAACGGATTGCGGACGGCCTTGATGTTCCAGCGCTTGAAGTTGACCCACGCGTCGCCGAGAAACGAGTTGCTCGATCGCCGAACGGTGGTGGTTTCGGCCTCGGTTCCGGTCGCGGTCCCCGCAGTACCGCCGTCGGTCGCGGGCCGCTCGGATGACTCGTCGGCTGGCGGACTCATCGGTTCGCCCCTCCGTCGGCGGCCGCCGGATTCGCCTCCTCGGCGCTCGCCTCGCTGGTGTCGCCCTCGCTCGTCCCGCTCTCGCCGTCCCCGTCGACCGACTCGCCGGTGATCGCGAGAAACACGTCGTCGAGAGTGGGTGCGCGGATGTTGAACCCGGTCACGGTGAGATCGGCATCCCGCAGCGCCACCAGCAGATCGGTGCCCGCCTGGCGAGCGCGCCGCGAGGTGACGCTGATCCCCTCGTCGGTGGTCTCGACCGTCGCCTCGTCCTCGAAGAGATCGGAGTCGGCGGCGACCCCGACCGCGCGCTCGCGAGCGTTCTCGTCGCCGTCGAGATCGATGTCGAGGATCTCGCCGCCGACCCGGCGTTTCAGCTCCGCGGGCGAGCCGGTGGCGACGATCTCGCCGTCGAGGATGACCGCGATCCGCTCGCAGAGCTGGTCGGCCTCCTCCAGATACTGGGTGGTCAGGAAGATCGTCGTGCCCTCCCCGTTGATCCGCCGGAAGTACTCCCAGAGCCGATTTCTGGCCTTTGGATCGAGACCAGTCGTGGGCTCGTCGAGGAACACGAGGGGGGGCTGGTGGACCAGCGCCATCGCGGCGTCGAGGCGCTTTTTCATTCCGCCCGAAAATCCCTCGGCGACCTTGTCGGCGGCCTCGACGAGATCCACGAGATCGAGGAGTTCGTCGATCCGGTCGCCCCGCTCGGCCTTCGGCACGCCGTAGGCCTCACACGCAAACCGGATGTTTTCCCTGGCTGTGAGCTCCTCATCGACGCTGGTCTCTTGGGCCATGTACCCGATCGACTCACGCACCGCGCGCGGTTCGTCCGTCACGTCGAACCCGTTCACCGTGACCGACCCCGAGGTGGGCTGCAAGAGGGTCGTGAACGTCTTGATCGCGGTGGTCTTGCCCGCGCCGTTCGGCCCGAGGAAGCCGAAGAACTCCCCCTCGGGGACGTCGAGATCGATCCCCCGCACCGCTTCGGTCCCGTCCGAGTAGGTCAACGTGACCGCCTCGGCGTCGATCGCACTCATTACCCGACCCTGGATCTCGACCGTCTTAACCCTGCTGACCGCTTGGACAGTCCGTGGGTTCGGGATCGTGGGGTGGTTGGTTCGAGGTAGCGGGGTAGTCGGTTCGGGGCCACGGGCCGGCCGTCAGTCCCCTTCAGACGGGGTCCGGAGGGTGGGCAGCACGAACGTCTCGATGGCCCATCGCGTTCGCCGTGGCGCGTCGTCGTGGCCCAGCGTGATCTTCCGGATGCGGGCGGCGTCGATGGCATCGTAGAGGAACAGTGCGGTCGCCTCCGGGTCGACGTCACGGAAACGGCCCGTCTCGATCCCTTCTCGGATGGTTTCGGCGAGGAGGTCGGTGATGAGGCCGATGGTGCGATCGAGCTGCTCGCGGTAGACGTCGTTGCGGTGGGCGTGCAGACGGAGTTCGAGCAGCGCGGTGTGAAAGTCCCAGAAATCGAAGGCAGCCTCTTTGGGGCCGAACAGTCCTCGATCGATGAACAGCTCGAGACGTTCGTCGGGGTTTTCGATCTCGTCGGCCGCCGCCTTCGCCGGGTGAGAGTCGAGCAGATAGTCGAGGAGCGCGACGATGAGCTCCTGTTTGGTATCGTAGTGATAATGGAGGAGTGATCGGCTCTTCTCGAACTCCTCGGCGATCTCGCGGGTCGTCAGATCGGCGTACCCGTGCTCGCAGAACGCGCGATACGTTGCCTGCATGATGGCCTCGTAGGTCTCGGGCGGGGGCGGCGGGGCGGTCGGGGGCGTCCGATTCGGCCATGGATCGTCTCACTAAAACTGGTCGGCGCGAGCCTAAGAGGGTTGCTATGGCTCCCGAACGCTCGTGACGTGTCTGCGACATTCGATACGCCAGCCACCTCGGTGGTCCGCGAGTAGCGCTCGAACACATCGGGGCGTTCGAGCGGTCGTAATTCCGGGCTGCTGTCGCGGTAGTTCTCGTTCCAGCTGCTCTCGTTCCAGTTGCTCTCGCAGCCGTCGAGACCGCTACGATCCCGTCGCAAGTGAGAACCGCGAGCCACACGCCTCCCCAACCGACTCACTCACTCGCTCCGCTCGTTCGTTCATCCCTCGCGCGAGTCGGGCGTCTTCGACGCCCTCCCGCGCGCCAACCGCAACGTCCAAACGATCACACGACACGCCGCCGTCGTTCGTCCGGAGTTCCCGAACTCTCTCCGGTTGTGGCCTCGTGTTTTCCCGCTACACGCGCTCTATCCGGTGTACTGGTGATACTCCATTCCCGGCTGTTTGAGCTCGTTGTGTTTGCGTTCGAGGAAGGAGTAGACCGCGCCGTGTGGCGCGCCGTCGAGCAGCATCTCGACCGCGCTCCGCACGACCTCGACCTGCTGGGGGGCCCCGATCGCGCCGACGGTCGTCCCGTAGATCACGACCTCCGCACCGGTGAGCTCGGCCATCAGCTCGCGGGTCCGGCCGTTCTCGCCGATCAGCCGCCCCTTCTTGCGTTCGAGGTCCTTTTCGTTTCTCGTCGCGGCGTCGACGTCGACGAGTTCGAACATCATCATCTCGTCGTCGAGCAGCACGAGCGCGTCCTCGGGCGCGAACCCCCGCCCGATCGCCTCGACGATCTCGGGGCCTTTCAGCCCCAGAACGGGATCGCCGACCGATTCGACCGCGACCGCGCCGGTTTCGGAATCGATGTCGAGACGGACCTCCGCGCGCTCCTCGATCTCGCGCATCGTCGCACCGCCCTCGCCGATCAACACGCCGATGCGGTCCTGCGGAATCTTCACGTGTTGCATGCGCGGGCTACGGAACCCCGCGATTTGAAGGCTTCGCACCAGGCACCGTTTCGGCCCCGTGGACCGCCCGGATACCTATCTCTTGACGGAAATCCAGCCGTGTCGTCGCGCAGCACGGTGTATCTGGCCGAGCTGTGGCCCTGCGCCCGTTCTGAGGCGGAGTTGTGCAATGAGCGCGGCGATGGCGACTGCAACGACCGCCGCCGGAACGTAGACCCAGGGGTCGGTCGACTCCAGTCCGGACGAGGTGGCGACGACCACGAGCGTCGGGAGGTAGAGCAGTCCGAAGATCCCGATGGACCGAAGCGCCTCGTCGCGCACGATCCGTCCGAGGCCGGCGTTCCGTCCTCGCTCGGCTCGCTTCGCCTGGAGATCCTCGCCCGGTTCGGCCAACCGATACTCCTCGTGTCCCCGGAACATCCGCACCCCGACCCAGAGGAAGAACACTCCACAGGCGATCAGGAGCCAATCGTACAGCCCCGTCGATCCCCTAACTGCGGTGACGACCGGGACGGCGAGCCACCCGAAACCGAGAGTGATGGTGCTGATACCACCGACCTGCGACCGCGACGGCCGGCCCGGAAGCCGATCGAGACCCGCGTCGAACCCGGCGACCAGTACGCCGAGCGCGCCGACCGCAAGACACCACAGCGCACCGTAGCGAAGCGACACGGCGACGTCGCTCTCGATCACCCGGATCGCCGTCTGGATACCGACGCAGGCGATCGAGACCGTGGCGAGCCGTTCGATCGTCCGCTGACGCATATGACAGACTTTCGAACGGCTCGACTTAATTCCTCGGCCGATCGGGATTTCGACACTGCCAAACCCTACCAACCATGCGTCACCTTCACACGACGCTTCGATCGACGCGGCTGGAGTTCCTCGTCCGGCTCTCATCAGCTGCTTAGATGTCGCGCGCGTACGTCACCGCCGCCCGCGTCTCGCCGAAGAGGTCGTCCTCGCCCCGCTCGACGACTTCGAACGCCTGGGACTCGTAGAACGACCGTCCGACCGCGTTCGCCGCGAGTACCCGAATCGTGACGCGAGTGGCTCCTCGCTCTCGAAGTGCGTCGAGTTCTCGCTCGAACAGCCGCGTCCCGATCCCTCGGCCCCAGCGGTCGGGATCGACGTAGAACGTCCAGACCGCGCCGCGTCCGGGCTCGTTCGCGTCGGGGATCCCGCCCCCGACGTAGCCGACGACCTGCTCGACGGCTCGTGGGTCGGTCCGCTTCCCGTCCGTCCCTTCCGAGACGTCGCCCGTCTCACACGCGACGAAGTGGGCGACGCCACCGTCCACGATCTGTTCACGAACGCTTTCACTCGCGTACCACTCGTCCATCGCGCGCTCGACGGTGGCTACGGCGAGGAACTCGCCGTAGGCGGCCTCCCAGCCACGGCGCGCGACCCGCTGGATCCCGGCCACGTCCGCGGGTGCCGACTGGCGGACCGTGACGCCGGCCATGCCCGTCCCTCGGACCGTTCGCGCTTCAGCCTTTCCCGGCATCGACCGTCTCGACCCCGCTACCGAGCCCGACCGCGGCGAGCGCGCGCTCGCGTTCCGCGTCGGTCAGTCGGTAGGGCGCGAGCGCGTCGTCGAGTTCGGCGTCGCTCGGTCGTCTGGCCTGATGCGAGTCGAGAAACGCCGTGATCCGGTCGGCAGCGTGAGCTTTGAGCTCGCCGCTCAGCAGCTCGCCGGCCCGGTATTCGCGCGCGACCCGCTCGATCTCGGTGTCGTCGGGCTCGAAGAACGCTTCGAGGAGCTGGAACGCCACGTCCACTTCGGGGTCGCCGCCGTGCTCGCGGTGGGCCTTTCTGTCGGTTCGCCCGCCGGAGTACGCCCGTCCGAGTTTTTCCTGGACTGTCCCGCGGTCGTCGGTGAGGCGGATCGTCGGTGCGGCATCGGATGAGCTCATCTTTCCCGGTCCCTCCAACCCGGGCAGGAACTTCGAGAGCAGCGCGCCGGGCTTCTCGACCGGGAACCGCTCCTTCGCGGCGACGTCGCGCGCGAGCCGGACGTGGGGATCCTGATCGACCGCGATCGGTACGGTGGTGGCGTGCGGACCGTCGACGAACTGCGGCAGCAGGAGGTGGGTCGCCTGGACCGCTGGATAGAATCCCATCCCGACGTTCGCGGGCTCGCCGTACACCGCATCGCGGGCGGCGGGCGTGATCCGCTCGGCGAGCGCGGTCGCGAGCGGATAGATCACGTCGGCGTCGGCGGTGTCGATCACGAACCGGGTGCGGTCGGGATCGAACCCCACCGCCACGAGATCGCGGAGGTTCTCGCGGGTGTGGTCGCGGGTTTCCGCGAGGCTCTGGTCCCGGCTGAGGTACTTCTCGTCGTCAGAGAGCGGGACGTAGACGATCGCGCCGGTTTCGGCCTGGAGCCACTTCGCGAAGTAGAAGGTGACTGCGTGACCGACGTGCATCGGTCCCGAGGGGCCGACGCCGGTGACGATCGAGACTCGCTCGTCGCCATCGATTGCGTCGAGAAGGCAGTCGACGTCCCGACCGGCGTAGTAGCTCCCGCGTCGAAGCAGCGGGTGTGGCGGCTGCGGGAACCGTTCCAGTCGATCGTCGGTCAGCGCGTCAGCGCCGAACCGATCGAGGAGCTTTCCGTAGTCGACCTCGCCGGCGACTGCGTCCGACCTCACGGTGTTTTCGGGATCGCCGGTGTTGCCTTCGCTGGTACCGCCTTCGTTGGTGTCGGTCTCATCGGTGTCGTCGATTCGTCGTGCTGTTCGATCAGTCGCGTTCGCGTCGGTGTCGTCCATCGTGTGCTGGTGCTCTGGGTGGTCAGTAGCGGTGCGGCAGAAAGCGGCGAGCGGAGGGAGCACCAGACCACAGCCGGCGGGGTTAGGCCGCCGCGGGCGAGCGGGCTGGACTGTCCGCTGGCGAGGGGGCACGCCAGCGCCAGCGGACAGCGATCATCGTATGTACCAACGCAGTCAGTCCCAAAAGTCCCTTTCGGTCACTCGACGGCGAGCACCGAGAGCGCGTCGTCGACGGTGAGCGTCAGTCGGTCGTCGCCGGCGGTGTAGACGACGCCCACCTGGAGCGGGTCTGCCGAACGGATGCGGGTGGAGTCCCCGTCGATCGCGACGAACCGCCAGAGCGAGGCCTCGCGCACGTCGACGTCGTGATCGTGGTAGAAGGCGACGACGTCGGGATGATCGAGAAGCGCGGTTCCGAGGTCGGAGCTGATGAGATCACCGCACCGTTCGCACTCGTACTCGGCCAACGGAACCTCCGGCCAGTCGTCTGCGTCGTCGGGCGGCATCTCGATCGTGACGTGCGGGTCGATCCGACCCTCACAGGTCATACAGAACCCGCCGTTGGCCCGCTGGACGGCAGTTCGCGCGTATCGCTCGGTCACATCCGGCAACGACTCGCGGTCGTAGCCAGCGAACACCCCTGGCGGGATACCGATATTCACCGAAGTGGTGTCGCAGTCCACACAGGATATC
It encodes:
- a CDS encoding tryptophan--tRNA ligase, which gives rise to MDDTDANATDRTARRIDDTDETDTNEGGTSEGNTGDPENTVRSDAVAGEVDYGKLLDRFGADALTDDRLERFPQPPHPLLRRGSYYAGRDVDCLLDAIDGDERVSIVTGVGPSGPMHVGHAVTFYFAKWLQAETGAIVYVPLSDDEKYLSRDQSLAETRDHTRENLRDLVAVGFDPDRTRFVIDTADADVIYPLATALAERITPAARDAVYGEPANVGMGFYPAVQATHLLLPQFVDGPHATTVPIAVDQDPHVRLARDVAAKERFPVEKPGALLSKFLPGLEGPGKMSSSDAAPTIRLTDDRGTVQEKLGRAYSGGRTDRKAHREHGGDPEVDVAFQLLEAFFEPDDTEIERVAREYRAGELLSGELKAHAADRITAFLDSHQARRPSDAELDDALAPYRLTDAERERALAAVGLGSGVETVDAGKG
- a CDS encoding ATP-binding protein; this translates as MSSPELDVVELLLTTRAYNEHRERDAEDLPPRYRTVFFADGGIERPLATGEERVAAATGVDDPWAAVSGLMFTDRDDFAETLSLSEPDMAEEWFADRVDADRLAENPTLAAVFEDRDEAPDVDYEQSREANRPMRADRAWIDSLLEEYFDDEDEEEMLDLVDVRAPEEVDMTLDDLVLTPDQENEIVKIMKAIEHREYLAGIGLREIGKLLLVGPPGTGKTTTARALAHELDLPFVEVKLSMVTSQYLGETAKNVEKTFEIAKRLSPCILFMDEFDFVAKTRNSDEHAALKRAVNTLLKSIDEVSLIEDDVLLIGATNHPDQLDAAAWRRFDEIVNFPKPDVEMRADILQLVTHEMEIAEFDPLELAADTEGLTGSDLRLVLREAVLDALTEERTTLTQDDLMEAVRDFEERDSLKDLDMIEGDHDALVAGGDISADGGETSEASRSSSEHGSDGGSDADTADHSHDHDADGHTHDH
- a CDS encoding MBL fold metallo-hydrolase, with protein sequence MEVTLLGTGDTTGTPTVGCDCDTCTAARERGVERSRFSVHVRNERTDESLLIDLSPDFRAQFLARDVALPDAAIVTHIHFDHLDGLGNAFRLVRDLPVAAANETDPETGESVADTVRRKYDYLDALSITGQEPLEPFECCGFDVTLVPVDHPPLVCYGVVITDPETDAKLSITGDTNYAIPEASREHLADPDLLIADAIAPASFCEHHPLGGDHHDEAGTPRTFGTKHMTREGALALADELGAAETRLVHVSHFFPADEAFAAPLAVDGERYVL
- a CDS encoding KH domain-containing protein; translated protein: MQHVKIPQDRIGVLIGEGGATMREIEERAEVRLDIDSETGAVAVESVGDPVLGLKGPEIVEAIGRGFAPEDALVLLDDEMMMFELVDVDAATRNEKDLERKKGRLIGENGRTRELMAELTGAEVVIYGTTVGAIGAPQQVEVVRSAVEMLLDGAPHGAVYSFLERKHNELKQPGMEYHQYTG
- a CDS encoding GNAT family N-acetyltransferase, whose amino-acid sequence is MAGVTVRQSAPADVAGIQRVARRGWEAAYGEFLAVATVERAMDEWYASESVREQIVDGGVAHFVACETGDVSEGTDGKRTDPRAVEQVVGYVGGGIPDANEPGRGAVWTFYVDPDRWGRGIGTRLFERELDALRERGATRVTIRVLAANAVGRSFYESQAFEVVERGEDDLFGETRAAVTYARDI
- a CDS encoding ATP-binding cassette domain-containing protein; translated protein: MSAIDAEAVTLTYSDGTEAVRGIDLDVPEGEFFGFLGPNGAGKTTAIKTFTTLLQPTSGSVTVNGFDVTDEPRAVRESIGYMAQETSVDEELTARENIRFACEAYGVPKAERGDRIDELLDLVDLVEAADKVAEGFSGGMKKRLDAAMALVHQPPLVFLDEPTTGLDPKARNRLWEYFRRINGEGTTIFLTTQYLEEADQLCERIAVILDGEIVATGSPAELKRRVGGEILDIDLDGDENARERAVGVAADSDLFEDEATVETTDEGISVTSRRARQAGTDLLVALRDADLTVTGFNIRAPTLDDVFLAITGESVDGDGESGTSEGDTSEASAEEANPAAADGGANR
- a CDS encoding ABC transporter permease yields the protein MSPPADESSERPATDGGTAGTATGTEAETTTVRRSSNSFLGDAWVNFKRWNIKAVRNPFVLVVSLAQPIIFLVLFTQVFGQIATGAINQGGAGAISYETYLVPAIVIQVSLAAAITSGIGLVNDIEEGMFEKVLVTPMNRTAVFVGKTAAEVLRIAAQIAIILGLGVLLGAEISTGIVGALGIIGVGILFSLWFVSLSNSLAVITKDQESTIIVMNLLQFPLLFLSSAFLPLEALPEWIQTFARYNPITYGVDAARTLMLDTDVMTVLDVTAFTGIWNALVPALAVLVGLDLVLGAIAVYLLSQASSSSAQ
- a CDS encoding TetR/AcrR family transcriptional regulator codes for the protein MQATYRAFCEHGYADLTTREIAEEFEKSRSLLHYHYDTKQELIVALLDYLLDSHPAKAAADEIENPDERLELFIDRGLFGPKEAAFDFWDFHTALLELRLHAHRNDVYREQLDRTIGLITDLLAETIREGIETGRFRDVDPEATALFLYDAIDAARIRKITLGHDDAPRRTRWAIETFVLPTLRTPSEGD
- a CDS encoding thiolase family protein codes for the protein MADTTPVVAAAYRTAQGKEDGVFADVRSEDLSIPLIDEILAETGIGSEDVDDLMWGCAQQRGEQGSNLARVIALLSDLGESVPGTTINRWCASSAQAMISASDAIRAGQRDAIIAGGVENMSRTKMGENSGNVHPRMNEAYNVAELSMGMTAEAVAERYDVSREEQDEYAARSQQRAVEATEEGHFDDEIVPIDTGEEVVDTDEGLRPGTTAEKLAELPTVFKSEGTVTPGNASQISDGASATLVTSRAFAEDHGLDVLAEVGGNNVAGVDPEVMGIGPVPATEGLLDRTGGSIEDFDLVELNEAFASQALYCQRELGIDDEIFNVNGGAIAIGHPLGASGARLPVTLIHEMQKRDADHGLATECVGFGQGAAIEFSR
- a CDS encoding ArsR/SmtB family transcription factor yields the protein MGESPVEEEVPPAEAFAALADPVRVAVLEALWTADDHTATFSELRTAVGVADSGRFNYHLSKLRDRFVTKEEGGYRLRLAGSRVVGALLSGAYTQTGSVESMAMEQACPFCGDTMTLHYENERVSISCVDCDTTSVNIGIPPGVFAGYDRESLPDVTERYARTAVQRANGGFCMTCEGRIDPHVTIEMPPDDADDWPEVPLAEYECERCGDLISSDLGTALLDHPDVVAFYHDHDVDVREASLWRFVAIDGDSTRIRSADPLQVGVVYTAGDDRLTLTVDDALSVLAVE